A part of Aegilops tauschii subsp. strangulata cultivar AL8/78 chromosome 2, Aet v6.0, whole genome shotgun sequence genomic DNA contains:
- the LOC109786006 gene encoding uncharacterized protein — MPPRRRGASGYRDVRVRSSGTYSTEIRSGGGMRLRLGTFDAAQDGARPYDATEWRLRRSRQDMNFPVVATRERAQELASFPRLITDEDRRKNQRRERRLNLAEMDEEAMALWSHRFPQNIINEEQFFAERRAERVKRREERAAYREDKRTRKAVAKYNIALGDASSWGSSDERFLDAYAQTSEEDITEAESESENDE, encoded by the coding sequence ATGCCGCCTCGCCGTCGGGGAGCTTCGGGCTACCGCGACGTCCGCGTGCGTTCGTCCGGCACCTACTCCACCGAGATTCGGTCGGGCGGCGGCATGCGCCTCCGCCTCGGAACCTTCGACGCCGCCCAGGATGGCGCTCGCCCGTACGACGCTACGGAATGGCGCCTCCGGCGGTCCCGTCAAGACATGAACTTCCCCGTCGTGGCAACGCGGGAGCGAGCACAGGAGTTGGCGTCTTTcccgcggcttatcaccgacgaggatcgtcgcaaGAACCAGAGGCGGGAGCGCCGTCTCAACCttgccgagatggacgaggaagccatggcgttgTGGAGTCACCGCTTCCCGCAAAACATCATCAACGAGGAACAGTTCTTCGCCGAGAGGAGAGCGGAGAGGGtgaagaggagggaggagcgagccgcctatcgagAGGACAAGCGAACGCGGAAGGCGGTCGCTAAATACAACATCGCGCTAGGAGATGCGTCCTCCTGGGGCTCCAGCGACGAGCGGTTCCTTGACGCCTACGCTCAGAcatcggaggaggacatcaccgaggcaGAGTCCGAGTCGGAGAATGACGAGTAG